One Echinicola strongylocentroti DNA window includes the following coding sequences:
- the pfkA gene encoding 6-phosphofructokinase, giving the protein MESKAITKIGVLTSGGDAPGMNAAIRAVVRCAFYYNIEVYGIYRGYEGMIQNDIRKLESSDIAYVLERGGTFLKSARSAEFRTTEGRQKAYDNLQKHGINGLVVIGGDGSLTGAHLFYKEFGIPAIGLPGTIDNDLSGTDNTIGFDTACNTAIEAIDKIRDTATSHDRLFFVEVMGRDSGFIAINAGIGSAAAATLIPEKKMPVESLIDRLNTRAKAKKQANVVIVAEGGKSGGALEISKKVKKYLPNYDIKVTILGHLQRGGSPTSYDRVLASKLGVSAVEGLMQGKCDVMAGVINNKVVYTPIKRAIVDDKEVDEEDFRVAKILST; this is encoded by the coding sequence ATGGAAAGTAAAGCAATCACAAAAATCGGTGTACTAACCTCAGGAGGGGACGCGCCGGGAATGAACGCAGCCATCCGTGCCGTAGTGCGTTGTGCTTTTTATTATAACATAGAAGTATATGGTATCTACCGAGGATACGAAGGAATGATCCAAAACGATATCCGTAAACTGGAGAGTTCTGATATCGCATATGTCCTGGAGCGAGGTGGTACTTTTCTCAAGTCTGCCAGAAGTGCAGAATTCAGGACCACTGAAGGCCGACAAAAAGCATACGACAATCTCCAAAAACACGGCATCAATGGACTAGTGGTCATCGGAGGTGACGGTTCGCTTACTGGTGCCCACTTATTCTACAAGGAATTTGGTATTCCAGCGATCGGCCTTCCAGGCACCATCGACAATGACCTATCTGGCACGGACAATACCATTGGTTTTGATACCGCCTGCAACACGGCCATAGAAGCCATTGATAAAATCAGGGATACCGCAACCTCCCACGACAGGCTTTTCTTCGTAGAGGTAATGGGACGGGACTCTGGGTTTATTGCCATCAACGCCGGTATCGGAAGTGCGGCAGCAGCCACGCTGATCCCTGAAAAGAAAATGCCCGTGGAATCACTGATTGACCGTTTGAACACCCGTGCAAAAGCCAAAAAGCAAGCTAACGTGGTCATCGTGGCTGAGGGTGGCAAAAGTGGCGGCGCTCTGGAAATTTCTAAGAAAGTGAAGAAATACCTGCCCAATTATGATATCAAGGTAACGATCCTTGGCCACCTCCAACGTGGTGGATCACCAACTTCTTACGATCGTGTACTTGCCAGTAAACTAGGTGTATCCGCCGTAGAAGGCCTCATGCAAGGCAAATGTGATGTCATGGCCGGTGTCATCAACAACAAAGTAGTCTATACCCCTATCAAACGGGCCATCGTGGATGACAAGGAAGTAGATGAAGAAGACTTCCGCGTAGCAAAAATACTCTCTACATAA
- the tamL gene encoding translocation and assembly module lipoprotein TamL — MRIATLYWSVFFLAMLSSCGVAKYIPEGEQLYTGAELEITTEDKENVNEKTLGVIQDRLQEMIRPEANSKFLGMRVGLWAHYKGTQEKPGFINRFMNKKFGQEPVYFSQVDPSKTEELLLNRLENNGFFYATSSSETTGKGKFLGMAYVVDVSRPYLLNELKLEGDTLSIQKEMAAILKDTKLVEGTRFELQAFKDERTRINDELKLKGYYNFNADYLIFEADTNNYDDRKFDLFLRLKSGVPNQAVVPYSINEIHVYPNYSVEENTKEQDTTVVENIDFIQDVVTFRPDLLEKYILIKEGQRYSSEESRFTSNRLSSIGNYRYVNLRYDEVDSVGMDDEGKLDANIYLSPLKKRSVRAELQGLSKSNNFIGPSILLTYRNRNLFKGGETMNISASFGYETQIAGGDRTGLSTYDIGLSGDLIFPRVIFPSQIQDRFRYSVPKTKISLGVQSINRIGLYRLNNVSTSYGYYWNANRFVYHEINPISLSVVSLSDVTPDFQQILDDNPFLAKSFEQQFIAGLNYTFNYNQLGDDFRTHKIFTGFSLDMAGNLIGAFDGKSTVEEPNKIFGMEYAQYVRGDLDFRYHFKLGEDEILATRVFGGVGVPYGNSISLPYIKQYSAGGPNSVRAFRIRSLGPGSYRPDSINNQSYFEQTGDIRLEGNIEYRFPLVPYLKGALFVDAGNVWLMNENEALPGGQFTGSWFSELGVGAGVGLRIDIEFFVIRFDFASPLRKPWLPEGERWQKEFKPFDRDWRRENFIFNFAIGYPF, encoded by the coding sequence ATGAGGATAGCAACGTTATATTGGTCAGTGTTTTTTTTAGCAATGCTAAGTTCTTGTGGGGTGGCAAAGTACATTCCGGAGGGAGAGCAATTATATACTGGTGCCGAGCTAGAGATTACCACAGAAGACAAGGAGAATGTCAACGAAAAAACACTGGGAGTTATTCAAGACAGGCTACAGGAAATGATCCGTCCGGAAGCAAATAGCAAGTTTTTGGGAATGCGGGTGGGGCTTTGGGCCCATTATAAAGGGACACAGGAAAAGCCGGGATTTATCAATCGGTTTATGAACAAGAAATTTGGTCAGGAGCCTGTCTACTTCAGTCAGGTAGATCCCTCAAAGACGGAAGAGCTGTTGTTGAACAGATTAGAAAACAATGGTTTTTTTTACGCGACTTCGAGCAGTGAAACTACCGGGAAGGGAAAGTTCTTGGGGATGGCCTATGTCGTAGACGTCAGTAGGCCATACTTGCTGAATGAGCTGAAGTTAGAAGGGGATACATTAAGCATCCAGAAGGAAATGGCCGCAATCTTAAAGGATACCAAGCTTGTGGAGGGTACAAGGTTTGAGTTACAGGCATTCAAGGATGAACGGACGCGGATAAATGACGAATTGAAGCTAAAGGGCTACTATAACTTCAATGCTGATTACCTGATTTTCGAAGCAGATACCAATAATTATGATGATCGGAAGTTTGACTTGTTTTTGCGCCTTAAGTCTGGAGTGCCCAATCAGGCCGTAGTCCCTTATTCGATCAATGAGATTCATGTGTACCCCAATTATTCGGTGGAGGAAAACACCAAAGAACAGGATACCACAGTGGTGGAGAATATAGATTTTATCCAAGATGTGGTTACTTTCAGACCAGACTTACTGGAAAAGTACATTCTGATCAAAGAAGGACAGCGGTACAGCTCTGAGGAGTCGAGGTTTACATCCAATAGGCTTTCGTCAATTGGGAACTACAGGTATGTCAACTTGCGGTATGATGAAGTCGATTCTGTTGGAATGGACGATGAAGGGAAATTAGATGCTAATATCTATCTTTCGCCTTTGAAGAAAAGGTCAGTAAGGGCAGAATTACAGGGACTTTCTAAATCGAATAACTTTATCGGCCCTTCTATTTTATTGACTTATCGCAATAGGAACTTGTTCAAAGGCGGCGAAACAATGAACATATCGGCAAGTTTTGGTTATGAAACACAGATTGCTGGTGGGGATAGGACAGGCTTGAGTACATATGACATAGGCCTGAGCGGGGACCTGATTTTTCCACGGGTTATCTTTCCGTCCCAAATCCAAGACCGGTTCAGGTATTCGGTGCCCAAAACCAAAATCAGCCTTGGAGTACAGTCTATCAATAGGATTGGCCTTTACCGTCTCAATAATGTCTCTACAAGCTATGGTTACTATTGGAATGCCAACAGGTTTGTATATCATGAGATCAACCCGATCAGCTTGAGTGTGGTAAGCTTATCGGATGTGACACCCGATTTTCAGCAGATATTGGACGATAACCCTTTTCTGGCCAAAAGTTTTGAACAGCAGTTTATTGCTGGACTGAATTACACCTTTAATTATAACCAATTAGGGGATGATTTTAGGACGCACAAGATTTTTACGGGCTTTTCTTTAGACATGGCAGGAAATCTGATAGGGGCTTTTGATGGAAAGAGTACCGTGGAGGAGCCCAATAAAATATTTGGGATGGAATATGCGCAATATGTACGTGGTGATTTGGATTTTAGGTACCACTTTAAGCTGGGAGAGGATGAAATCCTTGCTACCAGGGTTTTTGGTGGTGTGGGTGTGCCTTATGGTAACTCCATTTCCCTTCCCTACATTAAGCAGTATTCGGCAGGTGGGCCGAATAGTGTAAGGGCTTTTCGGATACGCTCACTAGGGCCGGGATCATATAGGCCGGATTCTATCAATAACCAATCCTATTTTGAACAGACCGGGGATATCAGGCTAGAAGGAAATATAGAGTACCGTTTTCCTCTTGTCCCGTATTTGAAGGGGGCTTTGTTTGTGGATGCAGGTAATGTCTGGCTGATGAATGAAAATGAAGCATTGCCCGGCGGTCAATTTACAGGCTCTTGGTTTAGTGAATTGGGAGTAGGGGCAGGGGTTGGCCTGCGGATAGATATTGAGTTTTTCGTGATCAGATTTGATTTTGCATCTCCATTACGAAAACCTTGGTTACCTGAAGGAGAAAGGTGGCAAAAAGAGTTCAAGCCATTTGACCGTGATTGGAGAAGGGAAAACTTTATCTTTAATTTTGCAATTGGCTATCCGTTCTAG
- a CDS encoding methylglyoxal synthase, whose amino-acid sequence MRIALIAHDGKKADMVHFLSGFKDRLLGADVRLFATGTTGSHIERAGFEVEKLMSGPYGGDAQIAAMAAEKKLDLVIFFRDPLDKHPHEPDVQMLMRICDVHNIPLATNLASANLMFKQITTDFQDGK is encoded by the coding sequence ATGAGAATTGCTTTAATCGCCCATGACGGAAAAAAAGCTGACATGGTACACTTTCTAAGTGGTTTTAAAGACCGACTCCTGGGAGCTGATGTACGCCTTTTTGCCACCGGTACCACAGGCTCGCATATCGAACGAGCGGGGTTTGAGGTCGAAAAACTAATGTCTGGCCCTTACGGTGGTGATGCCCAAATAGCGGCCATGGCTGCAGAAAAGAAACTTGATCTGGTGATATTTTTCAGGGATCCTTTGGACAAGCACCCCCACGAACCAGACGTACAAATGCTGATGAGAATCTGCGATGTCCACAATATACCTTTGGCTACCAACCTAGCCTCTGCAAATCTGATGTTCAAACAAATAACGACCGATTTTCAAGATGGAAAGTAA
- a CDS encoding thioredoxin domain-containing protein, with translation MSKKANQLIHSQSPYLLQHAHNPVNWYPWGSEALEKAKKENKPIIVSIGYSACHWCHVMEHESFEDETTAAIMNEHFVAIKIDREERPDLDNIYMDAVQSMGLQGGWPLNVFLMPNQKPFYGGTYFPNTHWNGLLQNIAEAYDKHFEELAKSAEGFGNSIKLKERQKYQLTEDSSKLSQGDLTHIAQKIAGQVDPQWGGFNRTPKFPMPSVWEFLLSYSSLRNDTAIHEKVNLTLHKIGMGGIYDHVAGGFARYSVDGEWFAPHFEKMLYDNGQLLSLYAKAYQQSGEALFEEKINETIQWLQREMLQSEGGFYAALDADSEGEEGKFYTWTHEELESILEEDETWFYDLYTITPTGNWEKGVNILFQKSSYETIAAKYGFSTDQLTDKLRTTKSKLLKIRDLRPRPGLDDKVIASWNGLTISGLVQAFWATENPSAKTLAIQNGTFIINHMLKGDQLYRTYKEGKAYTPAFLEDYAAVIQGFIHLYQLTSEKRWLFKAKDLTDFVLTHYFDEDDGLFYFNNPDAEVLIANKKEIFDNVIPSSNALMASNLHQLGRYFYDDRYLQLTGQLLGLMRKLILSDPGFLTQWASLYLSEFIGTPEVAIIGKGAVSLAQELHKNSPMLKVTAASETDTKDIPLLADKVADQNGNALIYVCFDKTCQRPVATVAEAIDQFPKLS, from the coding sequence ATGTCAAAAAAAGCCAACCAGCTCATCCATAGCCAAAGTCCCTATCTGCTTCAACATGCCCACAACCCTGTCAACTGGTACCCTTGGGGGTCTGAAGCATTGGAAAAGGCCAAAAAAGAGAACAAACCCATCATCGTATCCATCGGCTATTCCGCATGCCACTGGTGCCATGTAATGGAGCACGAGAGCTTTGAGGACGAAACCACTGCCGCTATCATGAACGAGCACTTTGTGGCCATCAAAATCGACCGAGAGGAGCGTCCTGATCTTGACAACATCTATATGGATGCGGTCCAGTCCATGGGACTACAAGGCGGATGGCCTCTCAATGTCTTCCTCATGCCAAACCAAAAGCCTTTCTATGGTGGCACCTACTTCCCCAATACCCACTGGAATGGATTGCTACAAAATATCGCTGAAGCCTATGACAAACATTTTGAAGAACTGGCAAAAAGTGCTGAGGGCTTTGGAAACAGCATCAAGCTAAAAGAACGGCAAAAATACCAATTAACAGAGGATTCCAGCAAATTGTCCCAAGGAGACCTGACGCATATTGCCCAAAAAATCGCCGGTCAAGTGGACCCACAATGGGGTGGCTTTAATCGTACACCAAAATTCCCAATGCCCTCGGTTTGGGAATTTCTACTAAGCTACTCCTCGCTACGAAACGATACAGCAATACATGAAAAAGTCAACTTAACCTTACATAAAATCGGCATGGGTGGCATATATGATCATGTAGCCGGCGGCTTTGCCAGGTATTCTGTGGACGGGGAGTGGTTTGCTCCTCACTTCGAAAAAATGCTCTATGATAATGGACAATTGCTTTCGCTTTATGCCAAGGCCTATCAGCAGAGCGGTGAAGCATTGTTTGAGGAAAAAATAAATGAGACCATCCAGTGGCTCCAACGGGAAATGCTTCAAAGTGAAGGAGGTTTTTATGCAGCATTGGATGCAGATAGCGAAGGCGAAGAGGGCAAGTTTTACACTTGGACCCATGAAGAACTGGAGAGCATTCTTGAAGAGGACGAAACTTGGTTTTATGACCTTTATACGATTACCCCAACAGGCAACTGGGAAAAAGGCGTCAATATACTTTTCCAAAAATCCTCCTATGAAACCATTGCTGCAAAATACGGGTTTTCTACCGACCAACTGACAGACAAGCTTCGGACAACCAAATCAAAGCTATTAAAAATCCGTGATTTACGCCCTCGGCCAGGTCTAGATGACAAGGTCATCGCAAGCTGGAACGGGCTGACCATCTCGGGTCTGGTACAGGCTTTTTGGGCTACGGAGAATCCATCCGCCAAGACACTGGCGATACAAAACGGAACATTCATCATAAATCATATGCTGAAAGGAGACCAGCTCTACCGTACTTACAAAGAAGGCAAGGCCTACACGCCTGCTTTTTTGGAGGACTATGCAGCTGTAATTCAAGGATTCATCCACCTGTACCAACTCACCAGTGAAAAGCGATGGCTCTTCAAAGCCAAGGACCTCACTGATTTTGTGCTGACCCATTATTTTGACGAAGACGATGGTCTCTTCTACTTCAACAACCCTGATGCTGAAGTACTTATCGCCAACAAAAAGGAGATATTTGACAACGTAATCCCTTCTTCCAATGCACTTATGGCCAGTAACCTTCACCAACTCGGCCGGTACTTCTACGATGACCGTTACCTCCAATTGACAGGCCAACTGCTAGGGCTGATGCGAAAGCTGATCCTTTCAGACCCCGGATTTCTGACTCAATGGGCAAGCCTATACCTTTCGGAATTCATCGGCACACCAGAAGTAGCCATCATCGGAAAAGGAGCTGTTTCCTTGGCTCAGGAGCTCCATAAGAACTCGCCTATGCTGAAGGTCACTGCAGCATCAGAAACCGACACCAAGGACATCCCACTTTTGGCTGATAAAGTAGCAGATCAAAATGGAAATGCGTTAATTTACGTTTGTTTTGACAAGACCTGCCAGCGCCCAGTGGCCACGGTAGCAGAAGCAATTGACCAATTCCCAAAACTCAGTTAA
- the priA gene encoding replication restart helicase PriA, translating to MEDLFGDNTSLDATSAPAIFADIILPVPIPRMFTYRIPRSMEKSVGIGYRVIVQFGRKKVLTGIIGKVHQKPPKDYETKPILEVLDDHPVVNPLQIKFWFWMAEYYCCQIGEVMNAALPSGLKLSSESRIQLNPNFDQEHCKFPIDPREQVILDVLESKPELTYEDCGKLLGIKSSYEIIKSLVAKEAVLVYEQVKDKYTPKVENRIRLKEPFSSSKEALEQLFEKLSKSTKQEEILLKYLQEIPVFLSPEKNEKGLEKKTITDAGLSPSSLKTLIKNEVLEEFKVIVSRFDNLPVDDREIHLAEFQEEGLSSIKEQFDQKQTVLLHGITGSGKTEIYINLIREVLDSGSQVLLLLPEIALTTQIVGRLQKVFGSEMGIYHSKHSDNERVEVWQGVLSGRFSFVVGVRSAIFLPFDSLGMIIVDEEHEPSYKQFDPAPRFQARDAAIMLSWLHQSKTLLGSATPSYESFYNARTQKYGYVHLDKRFGKAQLPEFHVADILVDKKKNLLKLDFTRLMREKIQQALDRQEQVLIFQNRRGYAPYISCEECGWIPDCEHCDVNLTYHQYSEEMRCHYCGFKEKVPRACPACGSHKLTTVGIGTERLEESLSLLFPEARIGRMDLDTTRSKYAYQRIFDEFASGNLDILVGTQMITKGLDFDRVTVVGIVDADRILYFPDFRSGERAYQQITQVAGRAGRRDRQGSVIIQTRRPDNIVFDQVIQGNYTEFYMTEMAERQRFFYPPFVKNIKVTARHKEAKIAEKAARHLANLLKEIPVKKIILGPEKGLIGKVKNQYLFDIYIKLDKTGNTPAIFKHEMNQLIFELNTQKEFKSVRFVVDVDPY from the coding sequence TTGGAAGATCTTTTTGGAGACAACACCTCACTTGACGCCACGAGCGCCCCGGCCATATTTGCCGATATCATCCTGCCTGTGCCCATTCCGCGGATGTTCACCTATCGCATTCCCAGATCCATGGAAAAATCCGTTGGCATTGGCTATCGTGTGATCGTACAATTTGGCAGAAAAAAAGTATTGACCGGGATCATTGGAAAAGTCCATCAAAAACCTCCAAAAGACTATGAAACCAAACCTATTTTAGAGGTACTGGACGACCATCCCGTAGTCAATCCCCTACAAATCAAGTTTTGGTTTTGGATGGCTGAATATTATTGCTGTCAGATCGGTGAGGTAATGAACGCCGCCTTGCCCTCCGGGCTTAAGCTCAGCAGTGAAAGCAGGATCCAACTCAACCCGAATTTTGACCAAGAACACTGCAAATTCCCCATTGACCCTCGTGAGCAAGTCATTTTAGATGTGCTGGAAAGCAAGCCCGAATTGACTTATGAAGACTGTGGCAAGCTGTTGGGCATCAAGTCCAGCTATGAAATCATCAAAAGTTTGGTCGCCAAAGAAGCTGTTTTGGTCTATGAACAGGTAAAAGATAAATATACGCCAAAAGTAGAAAACAGAATCCGGCTAAAAGAGCCATTTTCATCCTCAAAAGAAGCGTTGGAGCAACTGTTTGAAAAGCTCAGCAAAAGCACCAAGCAAGAGGAAATCCTACTGAAATACCTACAAGAAATACCGGTATTTCTGAGCCCTGAAAAGAACGAAAAGGGGCTTGAGAAAAAGACCATTACAGATGCAGGGCTTTCTCCCAGTTCCCTGAAGACGCTGATCAAAAACGAGGTATTGGAAGAATTTAAAGTCATTGTCAGCCGATTTGACAATCTCCCTGTGGATGATCGTGAAATTCATCTAGCGGAATTTCAAGAAGAAGGTTTATCCAGTATCAAGGAGCAATTTGATCAAAAGCAAACCGTTCTCCTGCACGGCATTACGGGGAGTGGAAAAACCGAAATCTACATCAATCTGATCAGGGAAGTCCTAGACAGTGGCTCACAAGTGCTGCTATTGCTTCCTGAGATTGCCCTCACCACCCAGATTGTCGGCAGGCTTCAGAAGGTATTTGGCAGTGAAATGGGCATTTACCATTCCAAGCACTCCGACAACGAACGAGTAGAGGTTTGGCAAGGTGTACTGAGCGGCCGTTTTTCCTTTGTGGTAGGTGTCAGGTCCGCCATTTTCCTTCCATTTGACAGTTTGGGAATGATCATCGTCGACGAGGAGCATGAGCCTTCCTATAAGCAGTTTGATCCGGCTCCTCGTTTTCAGGCCCGTGATGCGGCCATCATGCTTTCGTGGCTTCACCAATCCAAAACCCTCTTGGGCAGTGCCACTCCCTCCTACGAATCATTCTATAACGCACGTACCCAAAAATACGGGTATGTTCACTTGGACAAGCGCTTTGGAAAAGCCCAGCTTCCTGAATTTCACGTGGCAGACATCTTGGTGGACAAAAAGAAAAACCTGCTCAAACTGGATTTCACAAGGCTAATGCGCGAAAAGATCCAGCAAGCACTGGACAGACAAGAGCAGGTCCTTATATTTCAGAATAGGCGGGGGTATGCACCTTATATTTCCTGTGAAGAGTGTGGGTGGATTCCCGATTGTGAGCATTGCGATGTCAATCTCACCTATCACCAGTATAGTGAAGAGATGCGTTGTCACTATTGCGGATTTAAAGAAAAAGTACCGCGTGCCTGCCCCGCATGCGGGAGCCACAAGCTGACCACCGTTGGCATCGGCACAGAACGCTTGGAGGAAAGCCTGTCACTGCTCTTTCCCGAAGCCCGTATCGGCAGGATGGACTTGGACACGACCAGAAGCAAATATGCCTATCAACGGATTTTTGATGAATTTGCATCGGGGAACCTGGACATATTAGTAGGCACCCAGATGATTACCAAAGGACTGGACTTTGACCGTGTCACGGTAGTGGGTATTGTGGATGCTGATCGGATCCTTTATTTCCCGGATTTCAGGTCAGGAGAAAGGGCTTACCAGCAAATCACACAGGTAGCTGGCCGGGCAGGCCGACGAGACCGACAAGGAAGCGTCATCATCCAAACCCGAAGGCCGGACAATATTGTCTTTGACCAAGTCATACAAGGGAACTATACGGAATTTTATATGACAGAAATGGCCGAAAGACAACGGTTTTTCTATCCTCCTTTTGTGAAAAACATCAAGGTCACTGCCCGACATAAAGAGGCTAAGATAGCCGAAAAAGCTGCTCGGCACTTGGCCAACCTGCTGAAGGAAATCCCTGTAAAGAAAATCATTTTAGGACCAGAAAAAGGATTGATCGGTAAAGTCAAAAACCAGTATTTATTCGACATCTATATAAAGCTCGACAAAACAGGCAATACTCCGGCCATTTTCAAACATGAGATGAACCAACTGATCTTCGAACTTAACACCCAAAAGGAATTCAAATCCGTTCGTTTTGTAGTGGATGTAGATCCCTATTAG
- a CDS encoding GSCFA domain-containing protein: protein MQLQTTFEIPLFSEPLDHSQEIVTLGSCFSNVMGQKLSERKFNVLNNPFGTLFNPISLLQLIDTTLTNAPFPEELFLKHDGRHLHFSCHSSMAASSKESLLQLLSTTTKKTKEALSSASLLIITLGTAYIHEHNPSGKIVANCHKQPAKEFSKRMLSIDEITQAFATTYQHLNKVNANLNILLTVSPVRHTKDGIPENQLSKSTLRVACGQIAESYDNINYFPSYEIMMDELRDYRFYKDDLIHPSAQAEDYIWERFAKSHLSENAQKQAKHIMAIKTALAHKPFNAESESHQKFLKNLLSKMEQMSGKFDFTKEIKLVTDQLLTH from the coding sequence ATGCAGTTACAGACAACCTTTGAAATCCCTCTTTTCTCTGAGCCGCTTGACCATTCACAGGAGATAGTGACATTAGGTTCTTGTTTTTCGAATGTGATGGGGCAGAAATTATCCGAAAGGAAGTTCAATGTCCTCAACAATCCTTTTGGGACACTTTTCAATCCAATTTCCCTTTTACAACTCATTGATACGACCTTGACAAATGCCCCCTTTCCCGAGGAGCTATTCCTGAAACATGATGGGCGCCACCTTCACTTCTCCTGTCATTCTTCAATGGCAGCTTCCAGCAAAGAGAGCCTCCTACAGTTGCTCTCCACTACCACAAAAAAGACCAAAGAAGCTCTTAGCTCCGCTTCCTTGCTGATCATCACCTTGGGTACTGCTTATATCCATGAACATAACCCCTCTGGAAAGATCGTAGCCAACTGCCACAAGCAACCAGCCAAGGAATTCTCGAAAAGGATGCTTTCCATAGATGAAATAACACAGGCTTTTGCCACTACCTACCAACACCTAAATAAAGTGAATGCCAACCTGAACATCCTACTGACAGTAAGCCCGGTCAGGCACACCAAAGATGGCATTCCAGAAAACCAACTTAGCAAATCAACCCTAAGGGTAGCTTGTGGACAAATCGCTGAATCCTATGATAACATCAACTACTTCCCCAGCTATGAAATCATGATGGATGAATTAAGGGATTACCGGTTCTATAAAGACGACCTTATCCACCCTTCCGCACAAGCAGAAGACTATATCTGGGAGCGTTTTGCCAAAAGTCACCTTAGTGAAAACGCCCAAAAACAGGCCAAACATATCATGGCGATAAAAACTGCCCTAGCACATAAGCCATTTAACGCAGAAAGTGAGTCCCATCAAAAATTCCTGAAAAATCTGCTTAGCAAAATGGAACAAATGTCCGGTAAATTTGATTTCACCAAAGAGATCAAACTGGTAACCGACCAACTTCTTACCCATTAA
- the rpsF gene encoding 30S ribosomal protein S6, translating into MFQRNYETVFILTPVLSDVQMKDTVDKFVNLLKEQGAEVINVENWGLKKLAYPIDKKSTGFYVMVEFKSEPTLIKKYEIELRRDEKVMRFLTTALNKHAIVYAERRRKGEFNKKTETKEEAAK; encoded by the coding sequence ATGTTCCAAAGAAATTACGAAACGGTATTCATTTTAACTCCCGTTTTGTCTGATGTTCAGATGAAGGATACCGTTGACAAGTTTGTGAACTTGTTAAAAGAACAGGGGGCAGAAGTTATTAATGTTGAAAACTGGGGTCTTAAGAAGTTAGCTTACCCAATCGACAAGAAAAGCACCGGTTTCTACGTAATGGTAGAATTCAAGAGCGAACCTACTTTGATCAAAAAATACGAGATCGAATTGAGAAGGGACGAAAAAGTGATGCGTTTCTTGACTACAGCACTGAACAAGCACGCTATTGTTTATGCTGAAAGGAGAAGAAAGGGTGAATTCAACAAAAAAACAGAAACTAAAGAGGAGGCTGCAAAATGA
- the rpsR gene encoding 30S ribosomal protein S18, which translates to MTLKNEPINREQNKKKYCRFKKLGIKYIDYKDPNFLLKFVNEQGKILPRRLTGNSAKYQRKVANAIKKARHLALLPYVTDGLK; encoded by the coding sequence ATGACACTTAAGAACGAACCAATCAACAGAGAGCAAAACAAGAAGAAGTACTGCCGATTCAAAAAGCTAGGCATCAAATATATTGATTACAAGGATCCTAACTTCTTGTTGAAATTTGTAAACGAGCAAGGTAAAATCCTTCCTAGAAGACTAACAGGAAACTCTGCTAAATACCAGAGAAAAGTGGCCAACGCCATCAAAAAAGCAAGACATTTGGCCTTGTTACCATATGTAACTGACGGACTAAAATAA
- the rplI gene encoding 50S ribosomal protein L9, producing MDVILKTDIKGLGYKNDLVTVKPGYGRNYLIPQGFAVLATASNRRILEENIKQAAHKAEKIKTEAEEIAAKIEGIKLEIKAKIGDSGKIFGKVTTLQISDALAEKGVEVDRKKIAISTPVTGAGEYVAEVDLHREVKTEAKFEVVAE from the coding sequence ATGGACGTTATCTTAAAAACAGACATAAAAGGACTTGGCTATAAAAATGATCTAGTTACTGTAAAACCTGGATATGGAAGAAATTACCTAATCCCTCAAGGTTTTGCGGTATTGGCCACAGCCTCTAACAGGAGAATCCTTGAAGAAAATATAAAACAAGCAGCTCACAAAGCAGAGAAAATCAAAACTGAAGCAGAAGAGATCGCTGCCAAAATCGAAGGTATCAAACTAGAAATCAAAGCTAAAATTGGCGATTCTGGTAAGATCTTTGGTAAAGTAACAACCCTGCAAATCTCTGATGCCCTTGCAGAAAAAGGTGTGGAAGTGGATAGAAAGAAAATCGCTATCAGCACCCCTGTTACTGGCGCCGGAGAGTATGTAGCTGAAGTAGACCTTCACAGAGAAGTAAAAACTGAAGCTAAATTCGAAGTTGTAGCTGAATAA